Proteins co-encoded in one Methylobacterium sp. WL1 genomic window:
- a CDS encoding hydratase — protein MSDPVPAATHARTILAAHEHRRQIPPLSGWDAGLDLPAAYRVAEAVRCLRAARGERPVGRKIGFTNTTLWDAYGVRAPIWGHVYDTTLRARADLTGPVPLAALVEPRIEPEIVFGLARAPEPGMDPAALIGCLDWVAQGFELVQSLFPGWRFAAPDTVAAFGLHGLLVLGERVPLTPASTPAWIDALASFSVDLLCDGAVADRGRARNVLGGGPLSALGHLVDVLANDPASPPLAPGEIVTTGTLTDALPVAPGQVWSTRLAGLPLPGLDLVLA, from the coding sequence ATGAGCGATCCCGTCCCCGCCGCCACCCATGCCCGCACCATCCTGGCGGCTCACGAGCATCGCCGCCAGATCCCGCCCCTGAGCGGCTGGGATGCCGGCCTGGACCTGCCCGCCGCCTACCGGGTCGCCGAGGCGGTCCGGTGCCTGCGCGCGGCGCGGGGCGAGCGGCCGGTGGGCCGCAAGATCGGCTTCACCAACACGACGCTCTGGGACGCCTACGGGGTCCGCGCCCCGATCTGGGGCCACGTCTACGACACGACCCTGCGGGCGCGCGCCGACCTGACCGGGCCGGTGCCGCTCGCCGCCCTGGTCGAGCCGCGGATCGAGCCGGAGATCGTGTTCGGGCTGGCCCGGGCGCCCGAGCCCGGCATGGACCCGGCCGCCCTGATCGGGTGCCTCGACTGGGTGGCCCAGGGTTTCGAACTCGTGCAGTCGCTGTTTCCCGGCTGGCGCTTCGCCGCCCCCGACACCGTGGCGGCGTTCGGGCTGCACGGCCTGCTGGTGCTGGGCGAGCGGGTGCCGCTCACCCCGGCTTCGACGCCCGCCTGGATCGATGCGCTGGCGAGTTTCTCGGTCGACCTGCTGTGCGACGGCGCGGTCGCCGACCGGGGCCGCGCCCGCAACGTGCTCGGCGGCGGCCCCCTTTCGGCCCTCGGCCATCTCGTTGATGTTCTGGCTAACGATCCTGCGAGCCCGCCGCTCGCGCCTGGCGAGATCGTCACGACCGGGACGCTCACCGACGCCCTGCCGGTGGCGCCCGGCCAAGTCTGGAGCACCCGGCTCGCGGGGCTCCCGCTGCCGGGCCTCGACCTCGTTCTGGCCTGA
- a CDS encoding TIGR01459 family HAD-type hydrolase — protein sequence MTAPIPTLDGLAQVAERYDLLLCDVWGVLHDGQKAHVPAGEALIRYRGLPGARPRRVILVSNAPRPGDGVGRILDRFGVPREAYDAILTSGDLTRGLIAERPGARIRHLGPERDLGIFQGLDLSLVPEVEADLVVCTGLFDDRSETADDYRDELMRLAARGLTLICANPDLVVESGNRLIPCAGLLAAAYAELGGAVIYAGKPHRPVYEAALAKAADLAGAPVDPGRVMAIGDAIRTDIAGACGFGIASLLVARGIHAEELGVSAEHHRLGDVAEWLGRQAVHPDAVIERLVW from the coding sequence ATGACCGCACCGATCCCGACCCTCGACGGCCTCGCGCAGGTGGCGGAGCGCTACGACCTGCTCCTCTGCGACGTCTGGGGCGTGCTGCATGACGGCCAGAAGGCCCATGTCCCGGCCGGCGAGGCGCTGATCCGGTACCGCGGCCTGCCGGGCGCGCGGCCGCGCCGGGTGATCCTGGTCTCGAACGCGCCGCGGCCCGGGGACGGCGTCGGCCGGATCCTCGACCGGTTCGGCGTGCCCCGGGAGGCCTACGACGCGATCCTGACCTCGGGGGACCTCACCCGCGGGCTGATCGCCGAGCGCCCGGGCGCCCGGATCCGGCATCTCGGGCCCGAGCGCGACCTCGGCATCTTCCAGGGCCTCGACCTCAGCCTCGTCCCGGAGGTGGAGGCCGACCTGGTGGTCTGCACCGGCCTGTTCGACGACCGCAGCGAGACCGCCGACGATTACCGCGACGAACTCATGCGCCTGGCAGCCCGGGGGCTGACCCTGATCTGCGCCAATCCCGACCTCGTGGTCGAGAGCGGCAACCGGCTGATCCCCTGCGCGGGCCTGCTCGCGGCGGCCTATGCCGAACTCGGCGGCGCCGTGATCTACGCCGGCAAGCCCCACCGCCCGGTCTACGAGGCGGCGCTCGCCAAGGCTGCCGACCTCGCGGGCGCGCCGGTGGACCCGGGCCGCGTGATGGCGATCGGCGACGCGATCCGCACCGACATCGCCGGCGCCTGCGGCTTCGGCATCGCCAGCCTCTTGGTGGCCCGCGGCATCCACGCGGAGGAACTCGGCGTCTCGGCCGAGCACCACCGCCTCGGCGACGTCGCCGAATGGCTCGGGCGCCAGGCCGTCCACCCGGACGCGGTGATCGAACGGCTGGTCTGGTAG
- a CDS encoding MarR family transcriptional regulator: protein MAATAAHALGSDDLIELLFFAYRDFVGDPDRILAAYGFGRAHHRVLHFVDRYPGLTIAELLDILRITKQSLNRVLKDLIGQSYVTQKTGPSDRRQRLLYCTPSGAELAADLTRVQARRLARALAAPDALGSPEDFLMAMIEPEDRPAVRRLMARRGPTGGGGA from the coding sequence GTGGCCGCGACCGCCGCGCACGCCCTCGGCAGCGACGACCTGATCGAGCTGCTGTTCTTCGCCTACCGGGATTTCGTCGGCGACCCGGACCGGATCCTGGCCGCCTACGGCTTCGGCCGTGCGCATCACCGGGTGCTGCACTTCGTCGACCGCTATCCGGGGCTGACCATCGCGGAGCTGCTCGACATCCTGCGGATCACCAAGCAGAGCCTCAACCGGGTGCTGAAGGACCTGATCGGGCAGAGCTACGTCACCCAGAAGACCGGGCCGAGCGACCGGCGCCAGCGCCTGCTGTACTGCACGCCGTCCGGTGCCGAGCTGGCCGCCGACCTCACCCGCGTCCAGGCCCGGCGCCTGGCCCGAGCGCTCGCCGCGCCGGACGCGCTGGGCTCCCCGGAGGATTTTCTGATGGCGATGATCGAGCCGGAGGACCGGCCTGCGGTCCGGCGCCTGATGGCCCGGCGCGGGCCGACCGGCGGTGGCGGCGCGTGA
- a CDS encoding response regulator transcription factor has translation MAARDGRPRADLPDAAPHVLVVDDDRRLRELLARYLTDQGFRVTVAASAAEARARAQSVVFDAMVLDVMMPGENGFDYARSVRETSRVPILMLTARSNPNDRVMGLEIGADDYLPKPFEPRELTLRLSNIIKRSDHPREAAAESVTFGPFAFRIDRGELRRDDALIRITDREREILTILAAAGGANVEREQLAGPGGAAAERTVDVQINRLRRKTEVDPANPVFLQTVRGVGYRLAVD, from the coding sequence GTGGCGGCGCGTGACGGCCGCCCCCGGGCCGACTTGCCCGACGCGGCGCCGCACGTCCTCGTGGTCGACGACGACCGCCGCCTGCGCGAACTGCTGGCCCGCTACCTGACCGACCAGGGGTTTCGCGTCACCGTGGCGGCCAGCGCCGCCGAGGCCCGGGCCCGGGCCCAGAGCGTCGTGTTCGACGCGATGGTGCTCGACGTGATGATGCCCGGCGAGAACGGCTTCGACTACGCCCGCAGCGTCCGCGAGACCTCCCGGGTGCCGATCCTGATGCTCACCGCCCGCTCCAACCCGAACGACCGGGTGATGGGCCTGGAGATCGGCGCCGACGACTACCTGCCCAAGCCGTTCGAGCCCCGGGAGCTGACGCTCCGGCTCAGCAACATCATCAAGCGCAGCGACCACCCGCGCGAGGCGGCGGCGGAGTCGGTGACCTTCGGGCCGTTCGCGTTCCGCATCGACCGGGGTGAATTGCGCCGGGACGACGCGCTGATCCGGATCACGGACCGGGAGCGCGAGATCCTGACGATCCTGGCCGCGGCCGGGGGCGCCAACGTCGAGCGCGAGCAGCTCGCCGGCCCCGGGGGCGCCGCCGCGGAGCGCACGGTCGACGTGCAGATCAACCGCCTGCGCCGCAAGACCGAGGTCGACCCCGCCAACCCGGTCTTCCTGCAGACGGTGCGGGGCGTCGGCTACCGGCTCGCGGTGGACTGA